From a single Gimesia fumaroli genomic region:
- a CDS encoding RNA polymerase sigma factor gives MPIDEADQLLVSQIKAGDSDAWAELIARFEGRLLAFVNSRLRNAASSEDVVQETFLGFLISLPNYDPATPLESFLFAIASHKLTDLLRKQGRRPTIPLFPDENGERENHREPAGRSRVASSLARSKERRSKEEQVICESLQALILSWIQNGEFERLECIEQLFVSGKANKEVAMQMQISEQAVANHKHFVVGKLKDAIKTAQIHDPDLVGLGLT, from the coding sequence ATGCCAATAGACGAAGCCGATCAACTTCTGGTATCTCAAATCAAAGCCGGCGACTCGGATGCCTGGGCGGAATTGATTGCACGATTTGAAGGACGCCTGCTGGCGTTTGTTAACAGCCGTCTACGGAATGCGGCGAGCAGTGAAGATGTGGTTCAGGAAACGTTTCTGGGGTTTCTGATCAGTCTGCCTAACTATGATCCCGCAACGCCTCTAGAGTCGTTTCTATTTGCGATTGCTTCCCATAAGCTGACAGATTTGCTCCGTAAGCAGGGCAGGCGACCGACCATTCCCCTGTTTCCCGATGAAAACGGCGAACGCGAAAATCACCGCGAACCGGCGGGTCGCTCGCGGGTTGCGTCCAGCCTGGCACGCAGTAAAGAGCGGAGATCCAAAGAGGAACAGGTCATTTGTGAAAGCCTGCAGGCTCTGATTCTGTCCTGGATTCAAAACGGGGAGTTCGAACGACTAGAGTGTATTGAGCAGTTGTTCGTTTCAGGCAAAGCCAATAAAGAGGTCGCCATGCAAATGCAGATTTCCGAACAGGCGGTCGCCAACCATAAGCACTTTGTGGTGGGAAAATTGAAAGATGCAATTAAAACCGCTCAGATACACGACCCAGATCTGGTCGGCCTCGGTTTGACCTGA
- a CDS encoding 50S ribosomal protein bL37 gives MAKTQRKLKKANHGRRPASAKARKAKRKHIKF, from the coding sequence ATGGCAAAAACACAACGTAAACTGAAAAAAGCGAATCACGGTCGTCGTCCTGCCAGTGCCAAAGCACGCAAGGCAAAACGGAAGCACATCAAATTCTAA